From a single Arachis hypogaea cultivar Tifrunner chromosome 3, arahy.Tifrunner.gnm2.J5K5, whole genome shotgun sequence genomic region:
- the LOC112786779 gene encoding receptor-like protein kinase HERK 1, translated as MMWGFRELGLLTCALSILPLFCSAAKFVPIDNYLIDCGSPSNTTVGSRNFAADSFFKDLVSTNEDILANTLNLNGDSPLYRTARIFAGSSEYTFPINQKGRHWIRLYFFPFDFGKYKLSTANFAVIGQDTILLGNFSVQKNPVMKEFSLNVSSDTLVITFTPSNNSIAFVNAIEVVSVPDDLIVDDAYTLKPSLAPYYGLYSQALETVYRVNMGGPKVSADNDTLQRTWVPDQSFLINSNLATSNSNIAAVKYTEGGPTENTAPPVVYGTLRQMNSMYDPRFIFNVTWQFDVDPGFEYFLRLHFCDVISRSLNELYFNVYIDSSYAAKDLDLSTETNNVLAAPYFKDLVTLPIVSNRIRVSIGPSLTNTEYPNAILNGLEIMKMNNSMNSLSTATTVPVTSGSGLNSKKVGVIVGSILGACSMIVLIGVLFAMYMKRKKLAQQRHSKTWIPISANDGTSHTIGSKYSNATTASAATNCGYRIPFLAVQEATNSFDENLVIGIGGFGKVYKGELSDGTKVAVKRGNPRSQQGLAEFRTEIEMLSQFRHRHLVSLIGYCDEMNEMILIYEYMEKGTLKSHLYGSGLPSLSWKERLEICIGAARGLHYLHTGYAKAVIHRDVKSANILLDENLMAKVADFGLSKTGPEIDQTHVSTAVKGSFGYLDPEYFRRQQLTEKSDVYSFGVVLFEVLCARPVIDPSLSREMVNLAEWALKWQKKGQLEQIIDPTLTGKIRPDSLRKFGETAEKCLAEFGVDRPSIGDVLWNLEYALQLQEAVFQGDPEENSTNMIGDLSPQINNFSREESVLAAQFESPSLNDLSGVSMSKVFSQLVKSEGR; from the coding sequence ATGATGTGGGGTTTCAGAGAACTTGGTTTATTAACATGTGCCTTGTCAATCTTGCCCTTGTTTTGTTCTGCTGCAAAGTTTGTGCCTATAGATAATTACCTTATAGACTGTGGATCACCTTCCAATACCACAGTAGGTAGTCGAAATTTCGCAGCAGATAGTTTTTTTAAGGATTTGGTTTCCACCAATGAAGACATTCTTGCAAATACCTTGAATTTAAATGGTGATTCCCCTCTCTATCGGACGGCGAGGATTTTTGCCGGATCCTCTGAGTACACATTCCCTATTAACCAAAAGGGGAGACATTGGATCAGGCTTTATTTCTTTCCATTTGATTTTGGAAAGTACAAATTGAGTACTGCAAATTTTGCTGTTATTGGACAAGATACTATACTTCTTGGTAACTTCAGTGTCCAGAAGAATCCTGTTATGAAGGAGTTCTCTTTGAATGTGAGCTCGGACACACTTGTGATCACTTTCACgccatcaaacaactcaatagCCTTTGTCAATGCAATTGAAGTTGTTTCAGTTCCAGATGACCTCATTGTTGATGATGCTTACACCTTAAAACCATCATTAGCACCTTATTATGGGTTGTATTCACAGGCATTAGAAACTGTTTACAGGGTTAACATGGGTGGTCCTAAAGTCTCTGCCGACAATGACACGCTTCAACGAACTTGGGTTCCGGATCAGAGCTTCCTTATAAACTCAAACCTTGCAACTAGTAATTCAAACATTGCTGCTGTTAAGTACACGGAAGGTGGGCCAACCGAAAACACTGCTCCACCAGTTGTTTATGGTACTCTTAGACAGATGAATTCGATGTACGATCCCCGGTTTATTTTCAATGTGACATGGCAGTTTGATGTGGATCCTGGATTTGAGTACTTTCTTAGACTTCATTTCTGTGATGTAATCAGTAGAAGTCTTAATGAACTCTATTTCAATGTTTACATTGACTCTTCTTATGCTGCCAAGGATCTTGATCTCAGTACAGAAACTAATAATGTTTTGGCTGCTCCATATTTTAAGGATTTGGTTACTCTCCCAATTGTTAGCAACCGAATTCGTGTGAGTATCGGTCCTTCCCTGACAAATACAGAGTATCCTAATGCCATATTGAATGGGCtggaaatcatgaaaatgaaCAACTCTATGAATAGTCTTAGTACAGCTACAACAGTGCCTGTAACGAGTGGTTCTGGTTTGAATTCTAAGAAAGTTGGGGTGATTGTTGGGTCGATTCTTGGGGCATGTAGTATGATTGTCTTGATTGGAGTTTTATTTGCAATGTACATGAAAAGGAAGAAGTTGGCACAGCAAAGACATTCAAAAACATGGATTCCAATATCTGCCAATGATGGAACTTCTCACACCATAGGAAGTAAATATTCTAATGCCACAACAGCAAGTGCTGCCACAAATTGTGGCTACCGCATTCCTTTCTTGGCTGTTCAGGAAGCTACAAATAGTTTTGATGAGAATTTGGTTATTGGCATAGGTGGTTTTGGCAAAGTATAcaagggagaattgagtgatggAACTAAAGTTGCAGTTAAGAGAGGGAATCCTCGGTCGCAGCAGGGTCTAGCAGAGTTTAGGACTGAAATCGAAATGTTGTCTCAATTCAGGCATCGACATTTGGTGTCACTGATTGGATACTGTGATGAAATGAATGAaatgatattgatttatgaatATATGGAGAAGGGAACTCTTAAGAGTCATTTATATGGTTCCGGTCTTCCAAGCTTGAGTTGGAAAGAGAGGCTTGAGATATGCATAGGAGCTGCTCGGGGACTTCATTATCTTCATACAGGCTATGCAAAGGCGGTAATTCACCGCGATGTGAAGTCTGCAAACATCCTACTTGATGAGAACCTTATGGCGAAAGTAGCAGATTTTGGGCTATCAAAAACTGGTCCGGAAATTGACCAGACTCATGTTAGCACAGCTGTCAAGGGGAGCTTTGGATACCTTGATCCGGAGTATTTCCGAAGACAACAACTAACTGAGAAGTCAGATGTATATTCATTTGGGGTGGTACTCTTTGAAGTTCTTTGTGCAAGACCGGTCATAGACCCTTCGCTGTCGAGGGAAATGGTGAACTTGGCAGAATGGGCATTGAAGTGGCAGAAAAAAGGTCAGTTGGAACAGATCATAGATCCTACATTGACTGGTAAAATAAGACCAGATTCTCTCAGGAAGTTTGGCGAAACAGCCGAGAAATGCCTAGCTGAATTCGGTGTTGATAGGCCTTCTATAGGAGATGTCCTGTGGAATCTAGAGTATGCTCTCCAACTTCAGGAGGCTGTTTTTCAAGGTGATCCGGAAGAAAATAGCACCAATATGATCGGTGATCTCTCGCCCCAGATCAACAATTTCAGCCGCGAGGAAAGCGTTTTGGCCGCACAATTTGAATCTCCAAGCCTTAATGATCTTTCTGGTGTTTCTATGAGTAAGGTGTTCTCACAGCTGGTGAAATCTGAAGGGAGATga